A section of the Enterobacter sp. C2 genome encodes:
- the flhD gene encoding flagellar transcriptional regulator FlhD, which produces MHTSELLKHIYDINLSYLLLAQRLISQDKASAMFRLGMSEEMASTMGELSLPQMVKLAETNQLICQFRFDSHQTITRLTQESRVDDLQQVHTGILLSTRLLNESNQGTDAASRKKRA; this is translated from the coding sequence ATGCATACATCCGAGTTGCTGAAACATATCTATGACATCAACCTGTCATATTTACTGCTCGCACAGCGTTTGATTAGTCAAGATAAAGCCTCCGCTATGTTCCGTCTGGGCATGAGTGAGGAGATGGCGTCTACCATGGGTGAGTTATCACTCCCACAAATGGTGAAATTAGCTGAAACCAATCAGCTAATCTGTCAGTTCCGTTTTGACAGTCATCAGACCATCACCCGCCTGACGCAGGAGTCTCGTGTAGACGACCTCCAGCAGGTCCATACCGGTATTTTGCTCTCGACGCGTTTGCTCAACGAGAGCAACCAGGGTACTGATGCAGCGTCCCGGAAGAAAAGGGCTTAA
- the cheA gene encoding chemotaxis protein CheA: MSMDISDFYQTFFDEADELLADMEQHLLDLVPEAPDSEQLNAIFRAAHSIKGGAGTFGFTILQETTHLMENLLDEARRGEMQLNTDIINLFLETKDIMQEQLDAYKSSQEPDAASFEYICNALRQLALEAKGEVPAAAASGAKLTVVDNAQEVADTASAAAPAAANDGKLRIVLSRLKEGEVNLLEDELKNLASLSDVVKGADSLSATLEGGVSEDDLVAVLCFVIEPDQISFTDAPAVAPASEAAPAAPATPTLVAQPVAAAPVAQSAPREQPAARQERAEKPARVSESTSIRVAVEKVDQLINLVGELVITQSMLAQRSNELDPVNHGDLITSMGQLQRNARDLQESVMSIRMMPMEYVFSRFPRLVRDLASKLNKQIELTLLGSSTELDKSLIERIIDPLTHLVRNSLDHGIELPDTRVAAGKSPVGNLTLSAEHQGGNICIEVIDDGAGLNRERILAKAVSQGMAVHENMTDEEVGMLIFAPGFSTAEQVTDVSGRGVGMDVVKRNIQEMGGHVEIQSKQGAGTTIRILLPLTLAILDGMSVKVSDEVFILPLNAVMESLQPREEDLHPLAGGERVLEVRGEYLPLVELWKVFDVDGAKTEATKGIVVILQSAGRRYALLVDQLIGQHQVVVKNLESNYRKVPGISAATILGDGSVALIVDVSALQGLNREQRVAHTAA, from the coding sequence GTGAGCATGGATATTAGCGATTTTTATCAGACATTTTTTGATGAAGCTGACGAGTTGTTGGCTGACATGGAGCAACACCTGCTGGATCTGGTGCCGGAAGCGCCCGATTCAGAGCAGCTCAACGCCATTTTTCGTGCGGCCCACTCCATAAAGGGGGGAGCAGGCACGTTTGGCTTTACCATTTTGCAGGAGACCACGCACCTGATGGAAAACCTGCTGGATGAGGCCCGGCGCGGAGAGATGCAGCTCAATACCGACATTATTAACCTGTTTTTGGAAACCAAAGATATTATGCAGGAACAGCTCGACGCCTATAAAAGCTCGCAAGAGCCAGATGCTGCCAGCTTTGAGTATATCTGCAATGCGCTGCGCCAGCTGGCGCTGGAAGCGAAAGGCGAAGTCCCTGCCGCTGCGGCCAGTGGCGCTAAGCTGACCGTTGTCGATAATGCCCAGGAGGTCGCTGATACCGCGTCCGCCGCCGCGCCTGCGGCTGCTAACGATGGCAAACTGCGCATTGTCCTGTCGCGTCTAAAAGAGGGCGAAGTCAACCTGCTGGAAGACGAGCTGAAAAACCTGGCGAGCCTCAGCGACGTCGTCAAAGGCGCGGATTCTCTGAGCGCGACGCTGGAAGGCGGTGTCAGTGAAGATGACCTGGTTGCCGTGCTGTGCTTCGTGATCGAGCCGGATCAAATCAGCTTTACCGATGCGCCAGCTGTCGCCCCCGCTAGCGAGGCTGCACCTGCTGCACCTGCAACCCCGACGCTGGTCGCCCAGCCTGTAGCGGCTGCCCCTGTCGCGCAAAGCGCACCGCGCGAGCAGCCTGCCGCCCGTCAGGAGCGCGCAGAAAAACCGGCCCGCGTCAGCGAATCTACCAGCATCCGCGTTGCCGTTGAAAAAGTGGATCAGTTGATCAACCTCGTCGGCGAACTGGTGATCACCCAGTCAATGCTGGCCCAGCGCTCTAACGAGCTGGATCCGGTAAATCATGGCGATCTGATCACCAGCATGGGGCAGCTGCAGCGTAACGCCCGCGATCTGCAAGAGTCGGTGATGTCCATCCGTATGATGCCGATGGAGTACGTCTTTAGCCGCTTCCCACGCCTGGTGCGCGACCTGGCGAGCAAGCTCAACAAACAGATCGAACTGACGCTGCTGGGCAGCTCGACCGAGCTGGATAAGAGCCTGATCGAGCGCATTATCGACCCGTTAACGCACCTGGTGCGTAACAGCCTCGACCACGGGATTGAACTGCCGGACACCCGCGTTGCCGCTGGAAAATCCCCGGTCGGTAACCTGACCCTTTCCGCCGAGCATCAGGGCGGCAATATCTGCATCGAAGTGATCGACGACGGCGCAGGCCTCAACCGCGAGCGCATTCTGGCGAAAGCGGTATCGCAGGGCATGGCGGTGCATGAAAACATGACCGACGAAGAGGTTGGCATGCTGATCTTCGCCCCTGGCTTCTCCACCGCAGAGCAGGTGACCGACGTCTCCGGCCGCGGCGTGGGCATGGACGTGGTGAAACGTAACATCCAGGAGATGGGCGGCCACGTTGAGATCCAGTCGAAGCAGGGCGCAGGCACCACCATCCGCATTCTGCTGCCGCTGACGCTGGCGATCCTCGACGGTATGTCGGTGAAGGTGAGCGACGAGGTCTTTATCCTGCCGCTGAACGCGGTGATGGAGTCCCTGCAGCCGCGTGAAGAGGATCTGCATCCGCTGGCGGGCGGCGAGCGCGTGCTGGAAGTGCGCGGCGAATATCTGCCGCTGGTTGAGCTGTGGAAAGTCTTTGACGTCGACGGCGCTAAAACAGAAGCGACGAAAGGCATCGTGGTGATCCTGCAAAGCGCAGGCCGCCGCTACGCGCTGCTGGTGGATCAGCTTATTGGTCAGCACCAGGTTGTCGTGAAAAACCTTGAGAGCAACTACCGTAAGGTGCCAGGCATCTCCGCTGCAACTATCCTCGGCGATGGAAGCGTGGCGCTGATCGTCGATGTTTCGGCGTTACAGGGATTAAACCGTGAGCAACGTGTGGCGCACACAGCCGCCTGA
- the uspC gene encoding universal stress protein UspC: MSYSHLLVAVAVNSESHLLLNKAVSIALPYQARISVLTLANDPEIYNQFAAPMMENLRDLMQEETQHFMNELIAQVDYPVAETIIASGTLSENIVHLCERDGIDLVIYGNHNQRYFSRAACSAKGVVGASKVDVLLVPLGEE, translated from the coding sequence ATGAGCTATTCTCACCTGTTGGTTGCGGTTGCCGTTAACTCAGAAAGTCATTTACTGCTTAATAAAGCTGTTTCCATTGCCCTTCCCTATCAAGCACGCATTAGTGTGCTTACCCTTGCTAACGATCCTGAGATCTATAATCAGTTTGCGGCGCCCATGATGGAAAACCTGCGTGATTTAATGCAGGAAGAGACGCAGCATTTTATGAATGAACTCATTGCGCAGGTAGATTATCCCGTGGCTGAAACGATTATTGCTTCGGGCACGCTCAGTGAAAACATCGTTCATCTTTGCGAGCGAGACGGGATCGATCTGGTTATTTACGGTAACCATAATCAGCGCTATTTTTCGCGGGCGGCCTGTTCGGCTAAGGGCGTGGTGGGAGCAAGTAAGGTTGACGTGCTGCTGGTACCGCTAGGAGAGGAGTAG
- a CDS encoding spore coat U domain-containing protein has protein sequence MLRIVFGLGLLGWAGSATALTVSTQSFQVGATIAAGCSVVSGSGGLLGSLDFGSRSGVASGQVTTSFVPTSALSLACTPGVALSMSINGGLHYGTVRNMQRSGGTDRVPYRLYRSSTLAANTEIGVNQAFSITYSDSNNIALTLFGAAQLTGFSPAGNYTDQLTVTLSW, from the coding sequence ATGCTACGCATCGTATTTGGTTTGGGGTTGCTGGGGTGGGCAGGGAGCGCCACCGCGCTGACGGTTAGCACCCAGTCATTTCAGGTTGGGGCAACCATTGCGGCAGGATGCTCGGTAGTCAGCGGCAGCGGGGGCCTGCTCGGCTCCCTGGACTTCGGGAGTCGCAGCGGCGTGGCGAGCGGGCAGGTCACCACCAGCTTTGTACCCACCAGCGCGCTCTCTCTCGCCTGCACCCCTGGGGTGGCGTTAAGCATGAGCATCAACGGTGGTCTGCACTACGGCACCGTGCGCAACATGCAGCGCAGCGGGGGCACGGATCGCGTGCCTTATCGGCTCTATCGTAGCAGCACGCTGGCGGCCAACACGGAAATTGGCGTTAACCAGGCGTTCTCAATTACCTACAGCGATAGCAACAATATCGCGCTGACGCTATTTGGCGCGGCGCAGCTCACGGGGTTTAGCCCTGCAGGAAATTATACCGATCAGCTGACCGTAACGTTGTCTTGGTAA
- the otsA gene encoding alpha,alpha-trehalose-phosphate synthase, giving the protein MSRLVVVSNRIAPPDDKKSSAGGLAVGIMGALKGTGGLWFGWSGDIGNEDQPLKKVTHGNITWASFNLSEQDYDEYYSQFSNAVLWPAFHYRLDLVKFQREAWEGYQRVNALLADKLVPLLEEDDILWIHDYHLLPFANELRQRGVNNQIGFFLHIPFPTPEIFNALPPHAELLEQLCDYDLLGFQTESDRVSFLDSLSSQTRLTARGDKTHTAWGKTFRTEVYPIGIEPDEIAQQASGPLPPKLAQLKAELANVKNIFSVERLDYSKGLPERFHAYETLLEKFPQHHGKIRYTQIAPTSRGEVQAYQDIRHQLETEAGRINGKYGQLGWTPLYYLNQHFDRKLLMKVFRYADVGLVTPLRDGMNLVAKEYVAAQDPANPGVLVLSKFAGAANELTSALLVNPYDRDDVANAMNRALTMPLAERISRHADMMDIIKKNDIQHWQERFIADLKRIAPRNAETLLQNNVATFPKLA; this is encoded by the coding sequence ATGAGTCGCTTAGTCGTAGTATCTAATCGTATCGCACCGCCGGATGATAAAAAATCAAGCGCCGGTGGCCTGGCCGTCGGTATTATGGGTGCACTGAAAGGAACCGGCGGACTCTGGTTTGGCTGGAGCGGTGACATTGGCAATGAAGATCAGCCGCTAAAGAAGGTTACCCATGGCAATATCACTTGGGCCTCATTTAACCTCAGCGAGCAGGATTATGATGAATACTACAGCCAGTTTTCCAATGCCGTGCTGTGGCCAGCATTTCATTACCGTCTTGATCTAGTGAAGTTCCAGCGCGAGGCCTGGGAGGGCTATCAGCGCGTGAACGCTCTGCTGGCGGACAAGCTGGTACCGCTGCTTGAAGAAGACGATATCCTCTGGATCCACGATTATCATCTGCTGCCCTTTGCCAACGAGCTGCGCCAGCGTGGCGTGAATAATCAGATTGGCTTCTTCCTGCATATTCCATTCCCAACCCCAGAAATCTTTAACGCCCTGCCGCCGCATGCCGAACTGCTGGAGCAGCTGTGCGACTACGATCTGCTGGGCTTCCAGACCGAGAGCGATCGCGTGTCGTTCCTCGATAGCCTCTCCAGTCAGACCCGCTTGACTGCCCGGGGCGACAAGACCCATACCGCATGGGGCAAAACCTTCCGTACCGAGGTCTATCCGATTGGGATTGAGCCGGATGAGATCGCTCAGCAGGCTTCTGGCCCGCTGCCGCCGAAGCTGGCGCAGCTTAAAGCCGAGCTGGCAAATGTGAAGAACATCTTCTCCGTTGAGCGGCTGGACTACTCTAAGGGCCTGCCGGAACGTTTCCATGCCTATGAAACTCTGCTGGAGAAGTTCCCGCAGCACCACGGTAAAATCCGCTATACGCAGATTGCACCCACCTCGCGCGGCGAGGTTCAGGCCTACCAGGATATTCGTCATCAGCTGGAGACCGAAGCCGGACGTATCAACGGTAAATATGGTCAGCTGGGCTGGACGCCGCTCTACTACCTTAACCAGCACTTCGATCGTAAGCTGCTGATGAAGGTCTTCCGCTACGCTGACGTGGGTCTGGTAACGCCACTACGTGACGGGATGAATCTCGTAGCCAAGGAGTACGTGGCGGCGCAGGATCCGGCCAACCCAGGCGTGCTGGTGCTCTCTAAGTTTGCCGGTGCGGCGAACGAGTTGACCTCCGCTCTGCTCGTCAACCCATACGACCGTGACGATGTGGCTAATGCCATGAACCGGGCGCTAACCATGCCGCTGGCAGAGCGTATTTCTCGCCACGCCGACATGATGGATATCATCAAGAAAAATGATATTCAGCACTGGCAGGAGAGGTTTATTGCCGATTTAAAGCGCATAGCGCCTCGTAATGCAGAGACCCTTCTGCAGAATAACGTGGCGACCTTTCCCAAGCTAGCGTAA
- the motB gene encoding flagellar motor protein MotB has product MKNQAHPIVVVKRRKHKGHGGGSHGSWKIAYADFMTAMMAFFLVMWLISISSPKELIQIAEYFRTPLATSIAGGPRISNSDSPIPGGGDDVSQQKGEVQRQPNVEELRQKMEQSRLSKLRGDLDQLIEADPKLRALRPHLKIDLVQEGLRIQIIDSQNRPMFKTGSAEVEPYMRDILRAIAPVLNNIPNRVSLSGHTDDFPYANGERGYSNWELSADRANASRRELVAGGLDDGKVLRVVGMAATMRLSDKGSNDAINRRISLLVLNKQAEQAILHENAESQNEPVSVLQQPGAQPQATVPTSPQPDPR; this is encoded by the coding sequence ATGAAAAACCAGGCCCATCCTATTGTCGTTGTAAAACGGCGCAAGCATAAGGGGCACGGAGGCGGCTCGCACGGATCCTGGAAGATCGCCTATGCCGATTTTATGACGGCAATGATGGCGTTCTTCCTGGTGATGTGGCTGATCTCGATCTCCAGTCCAAAAGAGCTGATTCAGATTGCGGAGTATTTCCGCACCCCGCTGGCGACCTCCATTGCCGGCGGCCCACGGATCTCCAACAGCGACAGCCCAATCCCTGGCGGCGGCGATGACGTCAGCCAGCAGAAGGGGGAGGTGCAGCGCCAGCCTAACGTCGAAGAGCTGCGCCAGAAGATGGAGCAGTCTCGTCTGAGCAAGCTGCGCGGCGATCTCGATCAGCTGATCGAGGCCGATCCGAAGCTGCGCGCGCTGCGTCCGCATCTGAAAATTGACCTGGTGCAGGAGGGGCTGCGTATTCAGATTATCGATAGCCAGAACCGGCCGATGTTTAAAACCGGCAGCGCCGAGGTAGAGCCGTATATGCGCGATATCCTGCGTGCGATTGCGCCGGTTTTAAACAATATTCCTAACCGTGTCAGCCTCTCTGGTCACACCGATGACTTCCCGTATGCCAACGGCGAGCGCGGCTACAGCAACTGGGAGCTCTCTGCCGACCGTGCTAACGCCTCGCGGCGCGAGCTGGTTGCAGGCGGGCTGGACGATGGAAAAGTGCTGCGCGTGGTCGGCATGGCTGCCACCATGCGCCTGAGCGACAAAGGCTCCAATGACGCCATTAACCGTCGTATCAGTCTTTTAGTACTCAACAAACAAGCAGAACAGGCAATTCTGCACGAAAACGCCGAAAGCCAAAACGAGCCGGTAAGTGTATTACAACAGCCGGGGGCACAGCCTCAGGCGACCGTTCCCACATCGCCACAACCCGATCCGAGGTGA
- a CDS encoding spore coat protein U domain-containing protein has translation MNRKILLVLASGALALAGHTANAVTSSGTINATLTLTNGCLINGSPNQSGINFGSLDFGTHPATFSELTTQLTGANGGNSFAIQCTTDTYTVQITGTTNTVAPATVVGTPGTPARYLVNSTNATQGVAYSLYSDSGFSNVIANNAPLPVASTAGGVNNYTLFGRIQGGGNSVTVVPGTYSDTINVSVIY, from the coding sequence ATGAACAGAAAAATCCTCCTCGTTTTGGCAAGCGGTGCGTTGGCGCTGGCCGGGCACACTGCCAATGCGGTAACCAGCAGTGGGACCATCAACGCAACGCTGACCTTAACCAACGGCTGCCTGATTAATGGCTCACCGAACCAGAGCGGCATTAACTTCGGCTCTCTGGACTTCGGTACCCATCCCGCGACCTTCTCCGAGCTCACCACTCAGCTCACCGGGGCTAACGGCGGCAATAGCTTTGCTATCCAGTGCACCACCGACACCTATACCGTGCAGATCACCGGCACCACCAATACCGTTGCGCCTGCCACGGTAGTGGGGACACCCGGTACGCCAGCGCGCTATTTGGTTAACAGCACTAATGCAACCCAGGGCGTAGCCTACAGCCTCTACAGCGATAGCGGCTTCAGTAACGTCATCGCCAATAACGCTCCGCTGCCGGTGGCCTCGACTGCCGGAGGCGTGAATAACTACACCCTCTTTGGCCGCATCCAGGGGGGTGGCAACAGCGTAACCGTCGTCCCGGGTACCTACTCCGATACGATAAACGTGAGCGTGATCTACTGA
- the otsB gene encoding trehalose-phosphatase, whose protein sequence is MADQLAVPPVLSANYAYFFDLDGTLAEIKPRPDQVFIPTGVLTLLKRLAEMNQGAVALVSGRSMKELDAIASPLHFPLAGVHGAQRRDFQGKTHEIALPVDQVKQMELELIAALDPLKGTELEAKGMAFALHYRQAVHHEEAIFALAKAMEEKYPNLALQPGKCVVELKPRGINKGAAVEAFMQEPPFCGRKPVFLGDDLTDEAGFKVVNRLDGVSVKIGIGATQAQYRLESVADVHQWLENITDHQQQEEMALTNRRDGYESLSRSI, encoded by the coding sequence GTGGCTGACCAGTTAGCTGTACCGCCTGTACTTTCCGCAAACTATGCTTACTTCTTTGACCTCGACGGAACCCTCGCCGAAATCAAACCTCGTCCCGATCAGGTCTTTATTCCCACCGGGGTCCTTACCCTGCTCAAACGTCTGGCCGAAATGAATCAGGGCGCGGTGGCGCTGGTATCGGGTCGCTCGATGAAAGAGCTGGATGCCATTGCATCCCCGCTGCATTTCCCGCTTGCCGGTGTGCATGGTGCTCAGCGACGCGACTTCCAGGGCAAAACGCACGAGATCGCTCTGCCTGTCGATCAGGTTAAGCAGATGGAGCTGGAGCTGATTGCGGCGCTTGATCCCCTGAAGGGGACAGAGCTGGAGGCGAAGGGGATGGCGTTTGCGCTGCATTATCGTCAGGCCGTTCATCATGAAGAGGCTATCTTTGCCCTGGCAAAGGCGATGGAAGAGAAATATCCGAATTTAGCCCTGCAGCCGGGTAAATGCGTGGTAGAGCTGAAACCACGTGGTATCAATAAAGGAGCAGCAGTAGAAGCATTCATGCAGGAGCCGCCTTTTTGCGGGCGCAAACCTGTTTTCCTGGGAGACGACCTCACTGACGAGGCAGGCTTCAAGGTTGTGAATCGCCTTGATGGCGTATCCGTTAAGATCGGTATTGGCGCAACGCAGGCGCAGTACCGGTTGGAAAGTGTCGCGGACGTTCATCAATGGCTCGAAAATATTACTGACCATCAACAACAAGAAGAAATGGCGTTAACTAACAGGAGAGATGGCTATGAGTCGCTTAGTCGTAGTATCTAA
- the cheW gene encoding chemotaxis protein CheW, with the protein MTGMSNVTKLAGEPSGQEFLVFTLGDEEYGIDILKVQEIRGYDQVTRIANTPDFIKGVTNLRGVIVPIVDLRVKFSQQDVEYNDNTVVIVLNLGQRVVGIVVDGVSDVLSLASDQIRPAPEFAVTLSTEYLTGLGALGDRMLILVNIEKLLNSDEMALLDSATAHVA; encoded by the coding sequence ATGACCGGTATGAGTAATGTAACGAAACTGGCTGGTGAGCCATCGGGTCAGGAATTTCTGGTATTCACGTTAGGCGATGAAGAGTACGGCATCGATATCCTGAAAGTGCAGGAGATCCGTGGTTACGATCAGGTAACCCGTATTGCCAACACCCCGGATTTTATTAAAGGGGTGACTAACCTGCGCGGTGTGATTGTGCCCATCGTCGATCTGCGGGTTAAATTCAGCCAGCAGGACGTTGAGTATAACGATAACACCGTGGTGATCGTGCTCAATCTCGGCCAGCGCGTGGTCGGAATTGTGGTTGACGGCGTCTCTGACGTGCTGTCGCTGGCTTCCGATCAGATCCGTCCTGCGCCGGAGTTTGCCGTTACCCTGTCAACGGAGTATCTCACCGGCCTCGGCGCGCTGGGTGACCGCATGCTGATCCTGGTCAACATTGAGAAGCTGCTTAACAGCGACGAGATGGCCCTTCTGGACAGCGCAACGGCGCACGTTGCCTGA
- the motA gene encoding flagellar motor stator protein MotA — MLILLGYLVVLGTVFGGYMMTGGHLGALYQPAELIIIGGAGVGAFIVGNNGKAIKGTLKALPLLFRRSKYTKAVYMDLLALLYRLMAKSRQQGMFSLERDIENPKESEIFANYPRILADPIMLEFIVDYLRLIISGNMNTFEIEALMDEEIETHESEAEVPANSLAMVGDSLPAFGIVAAVMGVVHALASADRPAAELGALIAHAMVGTFLGILLAYGFISPLATVLRQKSAETTKMMQCVKITLLSNLNGYAPPIAVEFGRKTLYSSERPSFIELDEHVRAVRNPNQQTTTEDA; from the coding sequence GTGCTGATCTTATTAGGTTACCTTGTTGTTCTCGGTACAGTCTTCGGCGGTTACATGATGACCGGCGGACACCTTGGGGCACTTTATCAACCGGCTGAGCTGATTATTATCGGCGGCGCGGGCGTGGGTGCGTTTATTGTGGGCAATAACGGCAAAGCCATCAAAGGAACGCTTAAGGCGCTTCCCTTGCTGTTTCGTCGCTCCAAATACACAAAAGCTGTCTACATGGATCTTCTGGCGCTGCTCTATCGCCTGATGGCCAAGTCGCGCCAGCAGGGGATGTTCTCCCTTGAGCGTGACATTGAAAATCCAAAAGAGAGCGAAATTTTCGCCAACTATCCGCGGATCCTGGCCGATCCGATCATGCTGGAATTTATCGTCGACTATCTGCGTTTGATCATCAGCGGCAATATGAACACCTTTGAAATCGAAGCGCTGATGGACGAAGAGATCGAGACTCACGAGAGCGAAGCCGAAGTGCCGGCAAATAGCCTGGCCATGGTCGGTGACTCGCTGCCGGCGTTCGGTATCGTGGCCGCGGTAATGGGTGTGGTTCACGCCCTGGCCTCGGCGGATCGCCCGGCGGCTGAGCTGGGCGCGCTGATCGCCCATGCGATGGTAGGAACCTTCCTCGGTATTCTGCTGGCCTACGGCTTTATTTCGCCGCTGGCAACCGTGCTGCGCCAGAAGAGCGCGGAAACGACCAAGATGATGCAGTGCGTCAAGATCACGCTGCTCTCCAATCTGAATGGCTATGCGCCACCGATTGCCGTTGAATTTGGCCGTAAAACGCTCTACTCCAGCGAGCGACCGTCCTTTATCGAACTGGATGAGCACGTCCGCGCGGTTCGTAACCCAAACCAGCAGACCACGACTGAGGACGCATGA
- the flhC gene encoding flagellar transcriptional regulator FlhC — MTEKSIVQEARDIQLAMELITLGARLQMLESETQLSRGRLIKLYKELRGSPPPKGMLPFSTDWFMTWEQNIHASMFCNAWQFLLKTGLCSGVDAVIKAYRLYLEQCPQPEEGPLLALTRAWTLVRFVESGMLQLSSCNCCSGNFITHAHQPVGSFACSLCQPPSRAVKRRKLSPEAADIIPQLLDEQIKQAV; from the coding sequence ATGACTGAAAAGAGCATTGTCCAGGAAGCGCGTGATATTCAACTCGCGATGGAACTGATTACGCTGGGCGCGCGTTTGCAAATGCTGGAAAGCGAAACGCAGCTTAGCCGTGGCCGCCTCATCAAACTCTACAAAGAACTTCGTGGTAGCCCGCCGCCGAAAGGGATGCTCCCTTTTTCAACCGACTGGTTTATGACGTGGGAACAGAATATTCATGCCTCAATGTTCTGCAACGCCTGGCAATTCTTACTCAAAACAGGCCTCTGCAGCGGCGTTGATGCAGTCATCAAAGCCTATCGACTCTATCTGGAGCAGTGCCCGCAGCCGGAAGAGGGGCCGCTATTAGCCCTGACCCGTGCCTGGACATTAGTCCGTTTTGTTGAGAGCGGTATGCTGCAACTTTCAAGCTGTAACTGCTGCAGCGGTAATTTTATTACCCATGCTCACCAGCCCGTAGGGAGTTTTGCCTGCAGTTTATGCCAGCCGCCGTCCAGGGCCGTAAAAAGACGTAAACTTTCCCCGGAAGCTGCCGATATTATTCCACAACTGCTGGATGAACAGATCAAACAGGCTGTTTAA
- a CDS encoding molecular chaperone, which yields MTQQAQAAATILLWPIDPWLAADAKATELWIQNQGNTPTTMQVRIMRWTQEGGHERYQAQQDVVASPPIVQIDKGSKQLIRLIKQSQVPAGIEQGYRIIVDEIPQPASGDSPQIGLKIQMRYSIPLFVYGPGVETTTEGANHALVNTRDLSWRVIREGGKPALEVRNRSDVHVRLSQVSVQQGSQRRELADGLLGYVLPGAARSWPLPSGLSNPTTMTATINARDTKWQSSPAN from the coding sequence ATGACGCAGCAGGCGCAGGCGGCAGCCACCATTTTACTCTGGCCGATCGATCCCTGGCTGGCCGCCGATGCGAAAGCGACCGAGCTGTGGATCCAAAATCAGGGAAATACGCCGACGACGATGCAGGTGCGCATCATGCGCTGGACCCAGGAGGGCGGCCATGAACGCTATCAGGCTCAGCAGGACGTGGTCGCCAGCCCGCCCATTGTGCAGATTGATAAAGGCAGCAAGCAGCTAATTCGCCTGATCAAACAGAGCCAGGTTCCCGCTGGCATCGAGCAAGGCTACCGGATCATCGTGGATGAGATCCCCCAGCCCGCGAGCGGAGATTCACCGCAGATTGGCCTGAAAATTCAGATGCGTTACTCGATTCCGCTATTTGTCTACGGTCCGGGGGTGGAGACCACGACCGAGGGGGCAAACCATGCCCTGGTTAACACGCGAGACCTGAGCTGGCGGGTGATCCGCGAGGGGGGGAAACCCGCTCTGGAGGTACGCAACCGCAGCGATGTGCACGTGCGCCTGAGTCAGGTTAGCGTGCAGCAGGGCAGCCAGCGGCGCGAGCTGGCCGACGGCCTGCTGGGATACGTGCTGCCGGGCGCAGCGCGCAGCTGGCCGCTCCCCTCTGGGCTGAGCAATCCGACGACCATGACGGCGACGATTAATGCCAGGGATACCAAATGGCAGTCGTCTCCCGCAAACTGA